From one Paenibacillus terrae HPL-003 genomic stretch:
- a CDS encoding transcription repressor NadR translates to MTEPLKRMGTERREQLLQWLKSESPLTGNELARRASVSRQVIVQDISLLKASQEPILATSQGYIYMEPAGQAAPIASRIIVCNHRPEQTEEELKLIVDYGVSVQDVIVEHPVYGDLTAPIRVGNRKEVEDFIRKINSTQATYLSQLTGGIHLHTLHAPDEAKINEACAALENAGFLMTD, encoded by the coding sequence TTGACTGAACCTTTAAAACGGATGGGCACGGAACGTCGCGAGCAGCTACTACAGTGGCTTAAGAGCGAGTCGCCTCTGACCGGGAACGAGCTGGCACGCAGGGCTTCCGTCTCCAGACAAGTAATCGTACAAGATATTTCCCTGTTAAAGGCAAGCCAAGAGCCTATCCTGGCTACGAGCCAAGGATACATTTACATGGAGCCTGCGGGGCAGGCTGCTCCCATAGCCTCACGTATTATCGTGTGCAATCACCGACCTGAACAGACAGAAGAGGAATTAAAGCTAATTGTGGATTATGGTGTAAGTGTGCAGGATGTTATTGTGGAGCATCCGGTATATGGCGATCTGACTGCTCCGATACGAGTCGGAAATCGCAAGGAAGTGGAGGATTTTATCCGCAAAATCAACTCCACTCAAGCCACTTATTTGTCCCAGCTGACCGGAGGCATTCATCTTCATACCCTGCACGCCCCGGATGAAGCTAAAATTAATGAAGCCTGTGCTGCATTGGAGAACGCTGGTTTTCTAATGACGGACTAG